A window of Acidobacteriota bacterium genomic DNA:
TCAGATCGCACTTCTCGTCCTTGAGCGCCGCCGCCAAGGAGCGGGCAATCGCGGCCGAGTCGGTTGCGGTGTCGAAGATCGGATCGTGCAGGTGAATGGCTCGGTCCGCGCCCTTCGCGAGCGCTTCCTTGATTGACTGGCGCACACGCTCGGGGCCCAGCGAGACGACTATGACCTCGCCGCCGTGCTGCTCTTTCTGGCGAAGCGCCTCCTCTAGCGCGTATGCATCCGCTTCGCTCATCTCGTAGCTGATGTCGCGCTCATCGATCCACTTTTGATCGGCGCCGATTCGCAAGATGGAATCTTTCTTGGGCACCTGCTTCAAACAGACGACTATGTTCATACGAGTCCCTTATGTAAATTGCACGGGCAGATCTGACTCCCTGCCCTCCGGTTTATTACTTTCCAGCTAGATTTGGGCGTGATGAATGTCCCGCGAACATCAGTTTGGCGCCGAGTCATTGATGCTCCATTCTCGGGCGCCGCGACAGACTGTCGTGTGCCGGACATTTTTCAAAGGCGAAACAACCCGTGTACGGCCATGATTCCTAGTCACCGTCGTATCGCTTCAGGAGTAGAGCCGCGTTTGTGCCGCCGAACCCGAAGGAGTTCGACAGCGCGTATCGCAACGGAGCACGGCGCGCGGCGTTCGGTACATAGTCAAGATCGCATTCGGGATCGGGCTTTTCGTAGTTGGCGGTTGGCGGCACGATCTGGTCGTGGAGCGCCAGCGCGCAGACTCCCGCCTCGACGCCCCCGGCCGCTCCGAGAAGGTGGCCCATCATCGACTTGGTCGAACTGACGGGAATTGAATAGGCGGAATCCCCGAACACCTTCTTGATCGCCAGCGTCTCGAGCTTGTCATTGTAGTGAGTCGACGTGCCATGCGCGTTGATATAGTCAATGTCGTGCGGCTGAATGCCTGCGTCTTTGATGGCATTCGTCATGACTCGTACCGCTCCGTCTCCGTCTTCTGAAGGCTGCGTGATGTGGAACGCGTCGCTCGACATGCCATATCCAACCAACTCTGCGTAGATTTTTGCGCCTCGCGCGCGCGCTCTTTCGAGCTCCTCAAGTAGCAGAACGCCCGCGCCTTCACCGATCACGAAGCCATCGCGGTCCGCGTCGAACGGGCGGCTCGCGTGCCCGGGGTCGTCGTTCCGAGTCGACAACGCGCGCATCGCAGCAAAGCCGCCCACACCCATCGGCGTGATTGCGGCTTCAGCGCCTCCGCACAGCATTGCGTCGGCGTCCCCACGCTGAATGATCTTGAAGCTGTCGCCAACAGCATGAGACCCAGTCGAACACGCGGTGCACGTCGCCGAGTTCGGCCCCTTGAGCCCGAAGCGAATCGACACTTGCCCCGCCGCGAGATTGACTATGGCGGCCGGAATAAAGAAAGGCGATATCTTGCCGGGTCCGCCCTTTAAAAACTTCTCGTGCTCGCGCTCGATCACGCCAAACCCGCCGATCCCCGATCCGATAAACACTCCGATCCGCGTGGCATCGTCGTCTCCATTCACTCGAAGGCCGGAGTCGTCCATCGCTTCTTGCGAGGCCGCGACGGCGTAGTGAATGAACGGGTCCATCTTTTTGACTTCTTTTTTCTCGATGAACTTCAGGGGATCGAAGTTTTTTACTTCGCTCGCGATGCGGACCGGAAAAGCAGAAATGTCGAAACGGGTGATGGGACCAACCGCATTGCGGCCGGCGAGCAGGTTCGACCAAACCTCTTCCTTGGTATTGCCTGAGCCACAGATGAGGCCCATGCCTGTAATTACGACACGACGGTTCAATCCTCAACCTCCGGGCTTAGAAGCGAGCGACGCTCGGCTTACTTGGAATGCTTACTTATGTAGTCGATCGCGTCACGCACGCTTTGAATCTTCTCGGCGTCTTCGTCGGGAATCTCGATGTTGAACTCTTCCTCGAACCTCATCACCAGCTCAACTGTATCGAGCGAGTCGGCGCCAAGATCATCAATGAAGCGCGCGTTCGGAGTCACTTCGCCCTCGTCAACACCGAGCTCATCGACGATTATCGTTTTCACCCTCTCCTCAACGGAACCTTCAGCCATTTCGTAGCCCCTCCTATCAAAATGTCCGACAAACCTCAGTTTGTCGTGGTTTCAATGCGGCGTATCAACGAGTCAGCGACAACCTGAAGTTCGTCGGACATCGCATCGTTTTCAAAGTTGATTATGAACGATGAACCGGGAATGCCCAAGCTCACCTTTCATCTTTCCCCTCATTCCTGGGAGCGCAGGCACCCCTGCCTGCTTGGCGCTGCGCTAGAAGAGGCAGGCAGGGATGCCTGCGCTCCCAGGGTACTTCAGAGTCCTAAAGCAGCCACCGTAGCGTCGAGCGACTGAGCGTCCTCGACGTTCAGTATCTGACACTGCCGGTTGATCTGCCTGACAAGCCCCGAAAGGACCTTCCCCGGTCCCACCTCGATGAACCGCGTCACGCCTTCATCGAGCAGCCGGTTGACGGAATCGCTCCAGCGGACTGGCGATGCGACCTGTCGAAGCAGCGCGTCTCGCGCTTGGACGCCGGTTGCTATAAGCGCCCCATCGACGTTTGTTACAAGCGGCACCCGCAAATCAGCGAACTCGGTTTCGTTGAACACCACCTCGAGCCTTTCGGCGGCAGGCTTCATCAACTCGCAGTGAAAGGGCGCGCTGACTGCAAGCATCACCGCTCGCTTTGCGCCCTTAGCTTTCGCCAACTCAACCGCGCGTTCGACGGCCGGTCTGTGTCCGCCGATCACCGTCTGATTCGGCGAGTTGATATTCGCCGGCGCGCAAACGCCCAGACTTGAAGCTTCGA
This region includes:
- the fabF gene encoding beta-ketoacyl-ACP synthase II, whose amino-acid sequence is MNRRVVITGMGLICGSGNTKEEVWSNLLAGRNAVGPITRFDISAFPVRIASEVKNFDPLKFIEKKEVKKMDPFIHYAVAASQEAMDDSGLRVNGDDDATRIGVFIGSGIGGFGVIEREHEKFLKGGPGKISPFFIPAAIVNLAAGQVSIRFGLKGPNSATCTACSTGSHAVGDSFKIIQRGDADAMLCGGAEAAITPMGVGGFAAMRALSTRNDDPGHASRPFDADRDGFVIGEGAGVLLLEELERARARGAKIYAELVGYGMSSDAFHITQPSEDGDGAVRVMTNAIKDAGIQPHDIDYINAHGTSTHYNDKLETLAIKKVFGDSAYSIPVSSTKSMMGHLLGAAGGVEAGVCALALHDQIVPPTANYEKPDPECDLDYVPNAARRAPLRYALSNSFGFGGTNAALLLKRYDGD
- a CDS encoding acyl carrier protein, which codes for MAEGSVEERVKTIIVDELGVDEGEVTPNARFIDDLGADSLDTVELVMRFEEEFNIEIPDEDAEKIQSVRDAIDYISKHSK
- the fabD gene encoding ACP S-malonyltransferase — its product is MRTAFIFPGQGSQQVGMGTELAEKQPVARQVFEEADRALGMRLSSLCFEGPDEELRLTVNTQPAILTTSIAVLRVLEARGAKADFVAGHSLGEYSALVAAGSLKFDDALRAVRKRGLYMQEAVPPGEGAMAALIGIGIEIVQSICVEASSLGVCAPANINSPNQTVIGGHRPAVERAVELAKAKGAKRAVMLAVSAPFHCELMKPAAERLEVVFNETEFADLRVPLVTNVDGALIATGVQARDALLRQVASPVRWSDSVNRLLDEGVTRFIEVGPGKVLSGLVRQINRQCQILNVEDAQSLDATVAALGL